A window of Candidatus Thermoplasmatota archaeon genomic DNA:
GTTCCTTAATCTTTACTTCTCCACCAATGTTTTTTGCTCCTTGCCCCCACTTTAGTTCAACTGCGTCAACGTCAAGCTCAGATATAGCATACTCATGGACACCAAGATTAGTATCTTCTACATTGGCTTGAACAATGATTGCACCATAGCCATCGCGTTGCCATTTTTTATAGAGATTTACTCTCCACTCAAGATCAGGTGAGTGCTTCACTTTTCCTTTTACAAACTCAGCGTCAGGATCCATGCCACAGACATTTTCTCCGATGGTAAGAGGTATACCAGTTAATGCCGCGCCTATGGCAAGCCCCTCCCAATTATTCTTTGCAACTGCAGTTGAACCAAGACCAGGTATTATTATCGGCATTTTTACTCGTATTGGGTTATTTTTACAAACAGTCCTCTCAAGGTTTACATTTGAAAAAATTGCTTTGTCGCTGTCAGTTTCAATTCCCCATACGCCAACAACTCCGCCCAATATTGTGAAGTGTGATAGATCCACGGGATACATTTTTTCACAGGCAGATGTTATAATACCAAAAGGTTGGGGGTATATCACCTCGTGCCCACGATAGGCTGATTTGCCTATCTCACACATACCAATACAACCATCGACACAAGTGGCACACATACCACTAAGTGTATTAATGGCTCCCTCAGTCCTATTTTTACTAAGCGTCGCTGCAGATGCATTTATTTTTGTTAATGACATATTTTTTCCTCCAAATTTTTTATTTTTTTTTTCAAATCATTCCTTTTTTTTCTTCTTTCTTCCTAGTTCTTCATAACACCATCCACAAGTGTTTAGGAAGCACATTTTATTATCCTCTTCTTTTAAACAAACAGGTTGAACATTCAAACAAGCATTGCATAAATCAGTTTCAGCATTAGGTCCTTGGCAGCGCAGCTCACAGGCAGGGCAAATATACATACAGCCCCCACAGGTTCTACATACGTCTGATTTCATATCAAATGGTGTTGTGATTTTCCGGTTTTTACCCCGATTTACAAAACCTATTGCTTTTGCCATCATTTGTTCTTCGCACATACGGACGCACAATCCGCATAAAATGCAATCATTGCGTTCAACTTTGAATCTAACTTTTGTAACCTCCATAGCAGATGCAAGGTCTTGAACTGTTTTTGATGAAGGACATAGAGCGACCAGCAACTCAACAAGCATCTTCCGAGCAGCGACAACGCGTTTTGAGTTTGTTCGAACAAATAAATCCTGTTCTGCTGGATAAGTACATGATGAGACTAGTTTTGCGTTTTCGCCCTTGCCAATTTCAACAACACATAAACGACATGCACCATACGGAGTTAATCCATCGTGATGGCATAACGTAGGAATCTCAATTCCATAGAAACGTGCGGCATCAAGAATTGTAGAACCCTCCTCTACTTGCACAGGAATACCATCTATTGTAAACTCAATCATCGTCTCACCTCCAAAGGCTTTTCTTCACGAAGTTTTTCTTGCAGCTCTAACTCTAAATCACAGCGTAAGCATCTTTTTGCTTCTTTCATAGCAATAGCTTTTGTATAGCCTATCTCTACTTCTTGAAAGCCACCTTTTCTATCAGATAGAGGTAGGACCCTTGGTTTCTGCATACCATATTTAACTGGCTCTGCTTCAGGATCAAAGAAAGTATCAACCTTCTTATGCTCCCTCCAGGGGTATTTTCTTGTTCTGTCTTTAGTTAAATATTGATCAATTGTTACTGCGGCACGCTCGCCAGCAGCAACAGCATTAATAACAGTAGCCGGACCGGAAGCTACATCACCACCAGAAAATATACCTGGTATACTTGTCCGTCCATATTTATCGGTTTTAACAGTACCATCAGGGTTTGTCTCTACATCAAGGCCAGTAAAA
This region includes:
- a CDS encoding 2Fe-2S iron-sulfur cluster-binding protein, which gives rise to MIEFTIDGIPVQVEEGSTILDAARFYGIEIPTLCHHDGLTPYGACRLCVVEIGKGENAKLVSSCTYPAEQDLFVRTNSKRVVAARKMLVELLVALCPSSKTVQDLASAMEVTKVRFKVERNDCILCGLCVRMCEEQMMAKAIGFVNRGKNRKITTPFDMKSDVCRTCGGCMYICPACELRCQGPNAETDLCNACLNVQPVCLKEEDNKMCFLNTCGWCYEELGRKKKKKE